In Natronogracilivirga saccharolytica, the following are encoded in one genomic region:
- a CDS encoding RagB/SusD family nutrient uptake outer membrane protein — protein MKTLLNATIQPHRLMRLPLMAAAALLVLTVAACDSFIDRKPLGEQTSENFFLNEEEAIQGTNATYNKLRDWNIHVFDYLGLTDMISDDATKGSTPTDAAHLLELENFTYDAGHQSFNGWWNGNYEGIYRANVNIRNLPDVDMNPELRDRLLGENRFLRAYFYFNLVRGYGDVPLITEPLTPEDYEQERVPSEQIYEQIIDDLEFAAENLPLKSEYASDDLGRATRGAAESMLARVYLYLEDYPNAESYARDVINSGEYELLSDYFTIFTDDGENSSESIFEVQATATEEDAGGSQFGQVQGVRGTPNLGWGFNRPSRNLDAAFEHGDLRHQATILFPWEELPDGSGQTVIENGSMEDERYNKKAFAPSDHPGGRGNSPVNIRRFRYSDLLLIAAEAAYQNGSDGDARNFLNQVRERARVGQSLTIGILPENASPSMENNLDLDDLDTRVFARLVHADSPADQAGIEPFDHGLDRGRVRADLVDFIVSVNGISITDRQSFLDAVEQQSAGETVPVEIHRIRHGEDPEELTVDVAIAELLPDVTASGDDLLQAIWHERRVELSMEQKRWFDLIRQGRAADVMQALDKPFEAGKHELFPIPQNEIDLSAGALDQNPNW, from the coding sequence ATGAAAACTCTATTGAATGCTACCATACAACCGCACCGGCTGATGCGTCTGCCACTGATGGCGGCTGCGGCATTACTGGTACTGACTGTTGCCGCTTGTGACAGCTTCATCGACCGCAAGCCTCTCGGAGAACAGACCAGCGAGAACTTCTTCCTGAATGAAGAGGAAGCCATTCAGGGCACCAACGCCACTTACAACAAGCTGCGTGACTGGAATATCCACGTGTTCGACTATCTGGGTCTTACGGATATGATCTCCGATGATGCCACGAAGGGAAGCACACCGACAGATGCCGCGCATCTGCTGGAACTTGAAAATTTCACCTATGATGCCGGGCATCAGTCATTCAATGGCTGGTGGAACGGCAATTACGAGGGCATATACCGCGCCAACGTCAACATCCGGAATCTGCCGGATGTGGACATGAATCCTGAACTCCGCGACCGGCTGTTGGGTGAAAACCGGTTCCTTCGGGCCTATTTCTACTTCAATCTGGTCCGCGGCTACGGGGATGTTCCGCTGATCACCGAGCCTCTGACTCCGGAAGATTATGAACAGGAGCGCGTGCCATCGGAGCAGATCTACGAGCAGATCATCGATGACCTGGAATTTGCGGCAGAAAACCTCCCGCTGAAATCGGAATATGCCTCCGATGACCTCGGCCGCGCCACACGCGGAGCGGCGGAATCCATGCTTGCCCGGGTCTATCTTTATCTTGAAGACTATCCCAATGCGGAATCCTATGCCCGTGATGTCATCAATTCCGGGGAATATGAGCTGCTCTCGGACTACTTCACCATTTTTACGGATGACGGTGAAAACTCATCCGAATCCATTTTTGAAGTCCAGGCCACCGCAACCGAGGAAGATGCCGGTGGAAGTCAGTTCGGTCAGGTTCAGGGCGTTCGCGGCACACCGAACCTGGGCTGGGGATTCAACCGGCCCTCACGTAACCTTGATGCTGCCTTTGAGCACGGAGATCTGCGCCACCAGGCCACCATTCTCTTCCCGTGGGAGGAACTTCCCGACGGATCCGGTCAAACAGTCATCGAAAACGGAAGTATGGAAGATGAACGGTATAACAAAAAAGCCTTCGCCCCTTCGGATCATCCCGGCGGACGGGGCAACAGCCCGGTCAACATCCGCCGTTTCCGTTATTCGGACCTACTGCTCATTGCCGCTGAAGCAGCCTATCAGAACGGCAGCGATGGTGATGCCCGCAATTTCCTGAATCAGGTCCGCGAGCGTGCACGGGTCGGACAGTCGCTGACCATTGGTATCCTGCCTGAAAATGCTTCGCCCAGCATGGAAAACAACCTTGATCTTGATGATCTCGATACCCGTGTATTTGCCCGGCTGGTACATGCCGATAGTCCGGCCGATCAGGCAGGCATTGAACCATTTGATCACGGACTGGACCGCGGACGTGTTCGTGCCGATCTGGTTGATTTCATCGTATCGGTAAATGGTATTTCCATCACCGACCGGCAGTCATTTCTGGATGCCGTTGAGCAGCAAAGTGCCGGTGAAACGGTGCCGGTGGAAATCCACCGCATCCGTCACGGTGAAGACCCTGAAGAACTGACAGTGGATGTAGCAATCGCAGAACTGCTACCGGATGTCACCGCTTCCGGCGATGATCTGCTTCAGGCCATCTGGCATGAGCGCCGGGTTGAGCTGTCAATGGAACAAAAGCGCTGGTTTGATCTCATACGCCAGGGCCGCGCCGCCGATGTGATGCAGGCGCTTGACAAACCCTTCGAGGCGGGCAAGCATGAACTCTTCCCCATCCCGCAGAACGAGATAGATCTCAGCGCAGGAGCGCTTGACCAAAATCCCAACTGGTAA
- a CDS encoding SusC/RagA family TonB-linked outer membrane protein: MNHRLLSRNVFCSLSLTLIMIFSTSLAMAQHDVRGLVTDAETEEPLQGVNIIVAGTQIGTTTNDEGRYELRAPEDDATLQFSYLGFESKEVPIEGREEINVALTPVEIVGEEMVVVGYGVQRRRDVTGSISRVDGERLSRIPTQSVDQALQGVASGLQVTASSGAPGASSVIRIRGIGTLNEASPLFVVDGMIMDNINFLNPNDIESVDVLKDASATAIYGARGANGVILITTKSGQVDRPTEFDLNYYYGWQEVARTVPVTNAREYAILANEAAENEGRSLPFDDPSEFGEGTDWQNEIFRVAPIQNLHLRVSGGTERTAYNISASYSGQEGIIYENYLDRFSFRLNNDYYLTDNLDFGHNIALVYEDYQDAPGVVGSAYRGDPTIPVFTEDGDYSPTDERASVGNPVADLDYNSNNANSRFRLSGNAYMHYSFLDHFRFRSNLGIDVDRTEGRSYSPIFFVSAIQQSEETSINVNNNFMYNILWENTVQYQQTIGDHRLDVLGGVTIEEYKSESLGGGRINVLGDDESLWYLNAADDSEGMTNFNSAGDWAMASFIGRINYTYLDRYTATVTNRVDGSSRFGRDNRYGWFPSFALGWVISDEPFFPEPAWLDQFRFRGSWGRTGNDQIGLYPATATITGNLNAVFGPDERIRFGALQTSLANPLLRWEETTQWNIGIESSFIGERLTIDADYYDRVTDDILVQVPIPGYIGVVGDPFENAAKVSNSGFELDINWQDSRAGFFYSIGANATTVKNEVLSLGRGNEEIFGGGVGVGGMLATKTVVGEPIGSFFGYKTDGIFQNEEEIEAGPLRGGEEPGDIRYLDVTGDGEITTDDRVFLGSPYPDFIFSFNVELGWRGFDLSASFTGQTGNQIYNAKKQARFGTPNFEESALDRWTGENTSDTYPRITDGGHNYQVSDFFIEDGDFLKLQNLTLGYSLGTDITEQIGLNTLRVYVSGSNLLTLTGYDGYTPEVASQSVIASGIDDAFYPFARTFNVGVNATF; encoded by the coding sequence ATGAACCATCGACTACTATCACGTAACGTGTTCTGCAGTCTCAGCCTCACCCTTATTATGATATTCAGTACTTCGCTGGCAATGGCCCAGCACGATGTACGGGGGTTGGTGACCGATGCAGAAACCGAAGAACCCCTTCAGGGTGTCAATATTATTGTGGCAGGAACACAAATCGGAACCACCACCAACGATGAAGGCCGGTATGAGCTCAGGGCTCCTGAGGATGATGCCACACTTCAGTTTTCCTATCTTGGTTTTGAATCCAAGGAAGTACCTATAGAGGGCCGTGAGGAAATAAATGTAGCATTGACTCCGGTCGAAATAGTCGGCGAAGAGATGGTGGTTGTCGGATACGGGGTACAGCGCCGCCGTGACGTTACCGGCTCCATATCCCGCGTCGACGGAGAACGCCTCAGCCGGATACCCACCCAGTCGGTGGATCAGGCGCTGCAGGGTGTGGCATCAGGACTGCAGGTGACAGCCTCTTCCGGTGCTCCGGGGGCCAGTTCCGTTATCCGGATCCGTGGTATCGGCACGCTGAACGAGGCATCTCCCCTGTTCGTAGTTGACGGAATGATTATGGATAACATCAACTTCCTTAACCCCAACGACATCGAATCGGTGGACGTACTCAAGGATGCATCGGCCACGGCCATCTATGGAGCCCGGGGAGCCAACGGTGTTATTCTGATCACCACGAAAAGCGGCCAGGTAGACCGCCCCACCGAATTTGATCTTAATTACTATTACGGTTGGCAGGAAGTTGCCCGGACCGTGCCCGTAACCAACGCCCGCGAATATGCCATTCTGGCAAATGAAGCAGCCGAAAACGAGGGACGCTCGCTGCCTTTTGATGATCCGTCCGAGTTTGGAGAGGGAACGGACTGGCAGAATGAGATCTTCCGTGTTGCTCCCATTCAGAATCTGCACCTGCGTGTTTCCGGCGGAACCGAGCGCACCGCATATAATATCAGCGCCTCCTATTCCGGTCAGGAAGGGATCATTTATGAAAACTATCTCGACAGGTTCTCTTTCCGCCTGAACAATGACTATTACCTGACCGACAACCTTGATTTCGGGCACAACATCGCCCTTGTCTACGAGGATTATCAGGATGCGCCGGGAGTAGTGGGCAGTGCCTATCGCGGCGATCCCACCATTCCGGTATTTACCGAAGACGGAGATTACTCGCCGACAGACGAACGTGCTTCTGTAGGCAATCCGGTGGCCGACCTTGATTACAACAGTAACAATGCCAACAGCCGCTTTCGATTGTCCGGGAACGCCTATATGCATTATTCATTTCTGGATCACTTCCGTTTCCGTTCCAACCTCGGGATAGATGTCGACCGGACCGAGGGGCGCAGCTACTCTCCGATCTTCTTTGTATCCGCCATTCAGCAGAGCGAAGAGACATCTATAAATGTAAACAACAACTTCATGTACAACATCCTGTGGGAAAACACGGTGCAGTATCAGCAGACCATTGGTGACCACAGGCTGGATGTGCTCGGCGGTGTTACCATTGAGGAGTACAAGAGCGAAAGCCTGGGCGGCGGGCGCATCAACGTGCTTGGCGACGATGAATCCCTCTGGTATCTGAATGCAGCCGATGACAGTGAAGGTATGACCAACTTCAATTCGGCCGGAGACTGGGCAATGGCATCCTTTATCGGCCGGATAAACTACACTTATCTCGACCGGTATACGGCAACCGTGACCAACCGGGTCGATGGTTCTTCGCGCTTTGGCCGGGACAACCGTTACGGATGGTTCCCTTCCTTTGCGCTGGGCTGGGTCATCAGTGATGAGCCTTTCTTTCCGGAACCTGCCTGGCTCGATCAGTTCCGCTTCCGCGGAAGCTGGGGTCGGACCGGAAACGACCAGATCGGTTTGTACCCTGCTACCGCGACCATTACCGGCAACCTGAATGCGGTATTTGGTCCGGACGAGCGGATCCGGTTCGGAGCTCTGCAGACCAGTCTCGCCAATCCGCTTCTGCGATGGGAAGAGACAACGCAGTGGAACATCGGAATTGAATCCTCCTTTATTGGCGAACGGCTGACCATAGATGCGGACTACTACGATCGTGTCACCGATGATATTCTGGTGCAGGTGCCGATTCCCGGATACATCGGAGTGGTTGGAGACCCGTTTGAAAATGCTGCAAAAGTAAGCAACAGCGGCTTTGAGCTGGACATCAACTGGCAGGACAGCCGTGCCGGGTTCTTCTACAGCATCGGTGCTAATGCCACCACGGTTAAAAACGAAGTACTTTCCCTCGGACGGGGCAACGAAGAAATCTTCGGCGGCGGTGTTGGAGTCGGCGGCATGCTTGCCACAAAAACCGTTGTCGGTGAACCGATCGGTTCCTTCTTCGGATACAAAACCGACGGCATTTTCCAGAACGAAGAGGAAATTGAAGCCGGTCCCCTGCGCGGCGGCGAGGAGCCCGGTGATATCCGGTATCTCGATGTCACGGGTGACGGTGAGATCACTACCGATGACCGTGTCTTCCTCGGTTCGCCCTATCCTGATTTCATATTCTCCTTCAACGTGGAGCTGGGATGGCGCGGATTTGACCTGAGTGCCTCCTTTACCGGCCAGACCGGAAATCAGATATACAATGCAAAGAAACAGGCGCGCTTTGGTACTCCGAATTTTGAAGAGTCCGCGCTTGACCGGTGGACCGGCGAGAATACCAGCGACACCTACCCGCGGATTACCGACGGCGGGCACAACTACCAGGTTTCCGACTTCTTTATAGAAGATGGTGACTTCCTGAAACTTCAGAATCTTACGCTGGGATACTCACTGGGCACGGACATCACCGAGCAGATCGGCCTGAACACGCTGCGCGTCTATGTAAGCGGCTCAAACCTGCTTACGCTTACCGGCTACGACGGGTATACACCTGAGGTGGCCAGCCAGAGCGTAATTGCCAGCGGCATCGATGATGCTTTCTATCCGTTTGCACGCACGTTCAACGTAGGTGTAAACGCCACATTCTGA
- a CDS encoding endonuclease/exonuclease/phosphatase family protein yields the protein MRNNKLTDHLNFGLYCIPAFLSAAILLSGFLLPSGTARDLPDDHSGRAHFNMATYNIFYYTPPEHSDSWEQRREHVARIIRFHNIAFWGSQEGEHNQLRDLREMLGHEYVGDGRDDGDTEGEHSAIFYDPEKFRALEDETFWLSKTPDRPSKDWGVNFHRICTWGRFLHIDSGIEFYAYNVHFDHESQEARENSSRMVLEHIDENVEEGTPVVFMGDLNAVPGNRAYEKVTEHGLLKDVYDISKLSPHGPEGTFNGFDINREPDRRIDYLFVTGHFDVHRYGVLTDTYLLDGLRFPSDHFPVLVEVTLADEAR from the coding sequence ATGCGCAACAACAAACTAACTGATCACCTGAATTTTGGTCTTTACTGCATACCGGCATTTCTTTCAGCCGCAATTCTGCTTTCAGGTTTTCTGCTGCCGTCCGGAACGGCGCGGGATTTGCCTGACGATCATTCCGGCCGGGCACATTTCAATATGGCGACTTACAATATTTTCTATTATACACCGCCGGAGCATTCAGACAGCTGGGAACAGCGCCGGGAGCACGTGGCACGTATAATCCGGTTCCATAATATTGCATTCTGGGGCTCTCAGGAAGGAGAGCACAATCAGCTCCGGGACCTGCGTGAGATGCTCGGTCATGAATATGTGGGAGACGGACGGGATGACGGTGACACAGAAGGGGAGCACAGCGCTATTTTTTATGACCCTGAAAAATTCCGGGCTCTTGAAGATGAAACCTTCTGGCTCTCTAAAACACCCGACCGGCCTTCAAAGGACTGGGGAGTAAATTTCCACCGGATATGTACCTGGGGCAGGTTTCTGCATATTGATTCGGGAATCGAATTCTACGCTTATAATGTGCACTTCGATCACGAAAGCCAGGAAGCCAGGGAAAACAGCAGCCGCATGGTTCTCGAACATATTGATGAAAACGTGGAAGAAGGTACACCTGTGGTGTTTATGGGCGACCTGAACGCTGTTCCCGGTAACCGGGCTTATGAAAAGGTAACCGAACATGGTTTGCTGAAAGATGTGTACGATATCAGCAAATTGTCACCCCACGGCCCTGAAGGAACATTCAACGGTTTTGATATAAACAGGGAACCGGACCGGCGAATTGACTATCTGTTCGTCACCGGTCATTTCGATGTTCATCGGTACGGTGTGCTGACCGATACGTATCTGCTCGACGGCTTACGATTCCCCTCTGACCATTTCCCGGTGCTTGTGGAGGTCACTCTTGCGGATGAAGCCCGTTGA
- a CDS encoding LacI family DNA-binding transcriptional regulator gives MKPTLKQIAERTGYSISTISRSLADSPSISKKTREDVQRAASDLGYRPAVKKKPQRKKKKKLHFALLSDFRIGEFYASLFCGYRDASYKEDVRISLLSVKDQREECVRFIQQVHRENNYDGFILFFPALERDHYEEILNVLPKGYPIVSNALIDNPNVATVTFDSYSGGHLAASHLHEKGFTRLGIIDGPVNRPESRFRSNGFLDYIHQQPGLELSWRISGDYDFESGVKAFREFDQHFEKRVFPADAIFATNDSMAIGFLESARSSGVHIPGDIAILGYDNLPSVLHRSPELSSIDTDFIELGISSIKALKNKIRKQGYKHGTLSLVPVQLIERASTGFIRKSDLHKHREMVRGES, from the coding sequence ATGAAACCAACATTAAAGCAGATTGCGGAACGGACCGGTTATTCGATTTCGACCATTTCGCGATCACTGGCTGATTCACCAAGTATCAGCAAGAAAACAAGAGAAGATGTACAGCGGGCTGCTTCAGATCTGGGTTATCGTCCGGCAGTCAAAAAAAAGCCTCAGCGCAAAAAGAAAAAGAAGCTTCATTTTGCATTGCTCTCAGACTTTCGTATTGGTGAATTTTATGCATCACTTTTTTGCGGATATCGGGATGCGTCTTATAAGGAAGATGTCCGGATATCATTGCTGAGTGTAAAAGACCAGCGTGAAGAATGTGTCCGTTTCATTCAGCAGGTCCACCGGGAAAACAATTATGACGGCTTTATTCTTTTCTTCCCTGCACTGGAGCGTGATCACTATGAAGAGATTCTCAACGTTCTTCCCAAAGGTTATCCGATTGTTTCCAATGCCCTGATTGACAATCCGAATGTTGCTACGGTAACATTTGACAGTTACAGTGGCGGACACCTTGCCGCTTCCCATCTGCATGAGAAGGGCTTTACGCGTCTTGGCATCATTGACGGTCCTGTAAACAGGCCGGAGAGCAGGTTTCGTTCTAATGGCTTTCTGGACTATATACACCAGCAGCCCGGGCTGGAACTCAGCTGGCGTATCAGCGGGGATTACGATTTTGAGTCCGGTGTAAAAGCGTTCCGGGAGTTTGACCAACATTTTGAAAAGCGTGTTTTTCCTGCTGATGCGATTTTTGCCACCAATGATTCCATGGCAATTGGCTTTCTCGAGTCGGCCAGGTCGTCAGGTGTGCACATTCCGGGAGATATAGCCATTCTTGGTTATGACAACCTCCCGTCGGTGTTGCACCGTTCTCCGGAATTATCCTCCATCGATACAGATTTCATCGAACTGGGCATCTCTTCCATCAAGGCACTCAAAAACAAGATCCGCAAACAGGGCTACAAGCACGGCACACTGAGCCTGGTCCCGGTACAGTTGATTGAGCGCGCATCAACGGGCTTCATCCGCAAGAGTGACCTCCACAAGCACCGGGAAATGGTCAGAGGGGAATCGTAA
- a CDS encoding ROK family transcriptional regulator, producing the protein MLFGTNLQYANSYNNRIVLEMIRLYGPLSRMDIARKTHLTVQTVTNITKKLMSSGLVLEDSRHTGGRGAPALLLKINADAAYSIGIDFDKDHLTTVMLNLNGEIIYETSRELDFPSPEEAIDLMTDAVDKAVSYKKVSRKKVWGVGVGLPGPLNRPTGDGESQELFNPDALPGWHHAPVFKKLRERLNMPVIIENNASAAAIGEHWYGNGRGINSFFYLYFGAGLGGGLVIRGQLYSGHTGNAGELGYFPTSLQTGSDGSHEHDHLGGYFNMPKLKKKLSDAGHDAASQEDLAALFDEGNAIFMEWLDTGAGQLIPLLAAVEYLIDPEVIFLGGRLPENVLGWLKKRITDALPPHKIPRKLTRPELKIASSGIDAAALGVATLPLYTSLAPVPELLMKQETPHSDYFGPNPA; encoded by the coding sequence ATGTTGTTCGGAACCAACCTGCAGTATGCCAATTCATACAATAACCGCATTGTTCTTGAAATGATCCGTCTTTACGGACCACTGTCGAGAATGGATATTGCACGAAAGACACATCTTACTGTTCAGACCGTCACCAATATCACAAAAAAACTGATGTCTTCCGGCCTGGTGCTCGAAGATTCCAGGCATACAGGCGGACGCGGAGCACCGGCTCTTCTTCTGAAAATCAATGCAGACGCCGCCTATTCCATTGGCATTGATTTTGACAAAGACCACCTTACTACCGTGATGCTCAACCTGAATGGCGAGATTATCTATGAGACATCAAGGGAACTGGATTTTCCTTCCCCGGAGGAAGCCATCGATTTGATGACCGATGCCGTTGACAAGGCCGTCTCTTATAAAAAAGTAAGCCGGAAAAAAGTCTGGGGTGTGGGAGTAGGGCTTCCCGGACCTCTGAACAGACCCACCGGCGACGGTGAATCTCAGGAACTTTTCAACCCTGATGCTCTGCCGGGATGGCATCATGCACCCGTATTTAAAAAGCTCAGGGAGCGGCTGAATATGCCCGTCATCATTGAAAACAACGCGTCTGCTGCTGCCATCGGAGAGCACTGGTACGGCAACGGACGCGGAATCAATTCCTTTTTTTATCTCTATTTCGGCGCGGGACTCGGCGGCGGGCTTGTCATCCGCGGGCAGCTCTACTCAGGACACACCGGAAATGCCGGCGAACTGGGCTATTTTCCGACTTCCCTTCAGACCGGTTCTGATGGCTCCCATGAACATGACCACCTGGGAGGATACTTCAACATGCCGAAGCTGAAGAAAAAACTTTCTGATGCCGGACATGATGCCGCATCGCAGGAAGACCTGGCCGCCTTGTTCGATGAGGGAAATGCCATATTCATGGAATGGCTCGACACCGGGGCCGGACAACTCATCCCGCTTCTTGCAGCTGTTGAGTACCTGATCGATCCCGAAGTTATTTTTCTGGGAGGTAGACTTCCGGAAAACGTGCTTGGCTGGCTTAAAAAGCGAATAACGGATGCGCTTCCGCCTCACAAGATTCCCAGAAAGTTAACCAGGCCAGAGCTGAAAATTGCTTCTTCCGGCATTGATGCCGCTGCCCTTGGAGTAGCAACGCTGCCGCTTTACACATCGCTGGCACCCGTTCCCGAACTCCTCATGAAGCAGGAAACTCCGCATTCCGACTACTTCGGACCGAATCCTGCCTGA
- a CDS encoding phosphomannomutase CpsG yields the protein MTRDVSAFKAYDIRGIVPDSVNADFMRSLGKAYASVIKPKTVVIGHDARLSSEELSAALAGGFRESGVNVMDIGLCGTEMVYFATGYYRTGGGIMITASHNPKEYNGCKMVLEDAVPLGADTGMNEIKKRVAGDGPYEHVEAETPEKKGDYNRTDITRTFLSYTLDQLSVRINQNLHVAVNSGNGAAGPTVNALSKQLPCRLTHLFSNPDGNFPNGVPNPLLPDRRADTAGAVISHKADIGVAFDGDFDRCFFFDENGRFIEGYYIVGLLAGQVLKKNPGAKIIHDPRLTWNTIDIVKHHGGKPVESKTGHAFIKERMRQEKAEYGGEMSAHHYFRNFWYCDTGILPFLLILELLSTSGKKFSELVDEAIRRYPVSGEINYTIAERADRVLGEVERSVRQEEGAESNSSGSPAPVVSYTDGLSMEFSDWRFNLRASNTEPLLRLNVESRENFGLMEKKRDQIAAIIKQFE from the coding sequence ATGACAAGAGACGTTTCTGCATTCAAAGCATATGATATTCGGGGAATCGTGCCCGACTCTGTCAATGCGGATTTCATGCGTTCACTTGGAAAAGCATATGCCTCTGTCATCAAGCCAAAAACCGTCGTAATCGGTCACGATGCGAGGCTTTCGAGCGAGGAGTTGTCAGCAGCACTTGCCGGAGGATTCCGCGAATCAGGTGTAAATGTGATGGACATTGGCCTGTGCGGCACAGAAATGGTCTATTTCGCCACCGGATATTACCGGACCGGAGGCGGAATTATGATCACGGCCAGTCATAATCCCAAAGAGTATAACGGATGCAAAATGGTGCTCGAGGATGCGGTCCCGCTTGGCGCTGATACCGGAATGAACGAAATCAAAAAACGGGTTGCTGGTGACGGACCTTACGAGCATGTGGAAGCTGAAACACCAGAAAAAAAAGGCGATTATAACCGAACCGATATCACCAGAACATTTTTGTCCTATACTCTTGATCAGCTTTCCGTGCGGATCAACCAGAACCTGCATGTTGCCGTAAATTCCGGAAACGGGGCTGCCGGACCAACCGTAAATGCCCTTTCCAAACAGTTGCCCTGCCGGCTTACACATCTTTTTTCAAACCCCGATGGCAATTTTCCAAATGGTGTGCCCAATCCGCTTCTTCCCGACAGACGCGCCGATACCGCCGGCGCTGTAATATCACATAAAGCTGATATCGGTGTGGCTTTCGATGGCGATTTCGACCGGTGTTTCTTTTTCGATGAAAACGGCCGCTTTATTGAGGGATATTATATAGTCGGATTGCTGGCCGGACAGGTACTGAAAAAGAATCCGGGAGCCAAAATCATTCACGATCCACGGCTGACCTGGAACACCATCGATATAGTTAAACACCACGGCGGCAAACCTGTCGAAAGCAAGACCGGTCATGCGTTTATTAAAGAGCGGATGCGCCAGGAAAAAGCCGAATACGGGGGAGAAATGTCAGCACATCACTACTTCAGAAATTTCTGGTACTGCGACACCGGAATTCTGCCTTTCCTTCTTATTCTGGAACTGCTCAGTACATCCGGTAAAAAATTCTCGGAACTTGTTGATGAAGCCATCCGGCGGTATCCTGTAAGCGGTGAAATCAACTACACCATTGCAGAGCGGGCTGACCGTGTTCTCGGGGAAGTAGAGCGCTCGGTCCGGCAGGAAGAGGGGGCCGAAAGCAACAGCTCCGGCAGTCCGGCACCCGTCGTTTCCTATACAGACGGACTATCAATGGAATTTTCCGACTGGCGTTTTAATCTCAGAGCTTCCAACACCGAGCCCTTGCTCAGACTCAATGTGGAATCCCGCGAAAACTTCGGATTAATGGAGAAAAAGCGGGATCAGATCGCAGCAATCATTAAACAATTCGAATAA
- a CDS encoding phosphoheptose isomerase yields MQKLNFDLYTSRKEVFEAVRNYVDSCGFTIADEDDQRPWGGFFVIEESQTSEFISTFFPHLSLSDFEGYRKLSPKFLMVAPGQRLSWQYHHRRSEIWKVIGGAAAVAVSDNDDETEPRLLPEGTVVELEKGQRHRLIGVDQWGIVAEIWRHTDPSHPSDENDIVRVQDDFGR; encoded by the coding sequence ATGCAGAAACTGAATTTCGACTTATATACATCCAGAAAAGAGGTATTTGAAGCCGTACGTAATTATGTGGACTCGTGTGGTTTTACCATCGCCGATGAAGATGACCAGCGTCCGTGGGGCGGATTTTTTGTAATTGAGGAGAGCCAGACATCCGAATTTATCAGCACGTTTTTCCCGCACCTGAGTCTTTCTGATTTCGAGGGATACCGGAAACTGAGTCCCAAATTTCTGATGGTAGCCCCGGGCCAGCGGCTCTCATGGCAATATCATCACCGCCGGTCTGAAATATGGAAAGTAATTGGCGGGGCCGCAGCTGTTGCAGTAAGTGACAATGATGATGAAACCGAACCCCGTCTTCTGCCGGAAGGAACGGTGGTTGAGCTCGAAAAAGGACAGCGTCACAGACTGATAGGAGTGGATCAGTGGGGGATAGTTGCAGAGATCTGGCGTCACACCGACCCGTCACATCCTTCCGATGAAAATGACATAGTGCGCGTACAGGATGATTTCGGCCGGTAA